ctgcaccccctccatttctcctctcttcccctcctgtcccccacactgcctctctctcctcccctccttctcctctgcactccctctctcttccccctccctctctctcctctgcactccctctctctcttccccctccctctcacgcTTTCCCCCCACCCTCCCTTTCTTCTAttttcctctcccttccctcccgccctctctctagagctctctctctgtttgttagccctgtctgtctgtctgtctgtctctgtctgtctgtctgtgttcatcCTGTGAGGCCTGCTGTAGCAGATATATAATTTTCCTCCTAACCAGCTCGctctgtctgaacacacacaccagagaactCTCGTATACACAGGTCTATCAGCTGGTGAAATTAGGACAAATAAAACTgacatgacactgtctgtgtgtgtgtgtgtgtgtgtctgtgtgtgtgagagagagagagagagagagagagagagagagagagagagagagagagaggaaggcattATCTGGTTGCAGATACCAGCACTGGCTACATATTCATGGTCTTAGTATTCAGCCTATGACAAATGATTCATTCATATTTTTTAAGACAAAAGCAAACCAATGTTGTTCACATTAGATGGAGAAAATGTAGATGTAATGGAAGGAATGCAAggaagacagtagagagagagaaataatgaggcagagggagagagaaagaatgagtgagagagaataggggagagagagataaataatgagggagagagagagagagagaataagggagggagagagagagagagagagagagagagagagagagagagagagagagagagagagagagagagagagagagagagagagaaagaataagggagagagagcacgACCAGAAGTCTAGTAGCATAACAACCCCTAGTCCTTGGGAACTTCATGAAGATCTGAAAGGATTGGATAGGTTTAAGCAATATGGTAGTAACTTCAACAAGCTAGGAGGAACATTCACCtccatattgcttacacctatccagtCCTTACAGATCTCCTGTGTGATAGAGGCTAAGTCGCTGTTTCTGTACAGGCCTTTAGTTACTCCTCCACACCCAAACAGTAGTAGTTTAGGCCATAACGGAAACCGTTGCGGGCTGCGAGTTCGAActtcatgacccccccccccccccctcccccgtcgCGCCCCTCTTCCCAAAAGCCATCTCCCCGTCGCGAGACAGATTACACCAAGACAAAGGGTTGTGGGCGGGGCTTACTGAGGGGGCCAtctgtgtgcgtgagtgagtgagtgcgtggttgcgtgtgtgtgtgtgtgtgtttgggaaataGACAGCATATAGGCCTGTATGAAACTCAACATATGGATGGGATGCCTTCCATAAAGGGCTCGGAAAAGAATGGTCTACCCAAGAAATGGCGCACACATCATTGTCAAATGATTTGCAAATTAACATAACCAGCTATTCAACAGCAGCAGTTTCATGTTCTGTAGTCAGTATTTAagtgtacaaataaaaaaacGAATATAACGATAAAATGCACGATGGACTATGGCAAGGCGCTATTTCAGTTAGATGTAATTATCCATTCTATAATGGTCATTTTGTGGAACTTTTCCGAGTAGCATCTTGTCCCATACCGCCATCCTGTGGCCAAACGTGGCAATGTAGATTCCATGAAGACCACAACCTCAAGATCAAAGATGAAAAGTTATTCTTCAGATGTACGAGATCTtacgtttcttggcaatttctcgcttggaatagccttcatttctcagatcaagtatagactgacgagtttcagaagaaagttatttgtttctggccattttgagcctgtaaacgCTCTCCCTTTCTTCTATCCGGAAaatgtcaaccactttgaaagtttcttcaggtacagtcgcaaaaaccatcaagcgctatgatgatacatgctctcatgaggaccgccacatgaaaggaagacccagagttgcctctgctgcagagggtaagttcattagagttaccagcctcagattgcagccaaaataaatgcttcagagttcaagtaacagacgcatctcaacatcaactgtccagaggagactgcgtgaatcaggccttcatggttgaattgctgcaaagaaaccacgactaaaggacaccaataagatgaATATACTTgcttggaaatctgtcctttggtctgatgagtccaaatttgagatttctggttccaatcgctgtgtctttgtgaaacaCATAGTAGGTGAACTCTgtaggatgatctctgcatgtgtggttccaaccatgaagcatgaagTGGTtggaagtgctcagcatatgtgggaactccttcaaaacagttgtaaaagcattccaggtgaagctggttgagataatgcaaagaatgtgcaaagctgtcatcaaggcaaagggtggctactttggggAATCATGGCTTATAATATACTACCTAAACAAAATATTCTCAATAAGGAATGGTGTTGCACTTGATGGAGGGAAcatatagcctagtggttagagcgttggactagtaaccggaaagttgcaagttcaaacccacgagctgacaaggtacaaatctgtcgttttgcccctgaacaggcagttaacccactgttcctaggccgtcattgaaaataagaatttgttcttaactgacttgcctaggtaaataaaataaaaatatttcgaTATCCTCTTACACATTGCTGTAGGTGACATCGTGAAAGTGAAGTGTAAGTGAAGTGTAAGTGTAAGTGTCTCCAAAAATATTGCCTACCTCAGCCCCTCTTAAATAATTACTATAATCATGATTAATATTTCTacaacaatttttttatttttttataataataataatatacaacgTGTATTATCTatcattttcatttttttaaatgtatttaattatttttttaactaggcaaatcagttaagaactaattcttatttacaatgatggcctaccaaaaggcaaaaggcctcctgcgggtaCGGGGCCTgagatttttttaatttttttaagtaCAATATAAACATAGGACAAAACACTcatcacaacactacacaaagagagacctaaagacaacagcatagcaaggcagcaaatCCTAATGAATCAAATGGAAAAGATCAAAGATAATCAAGTTATAGATTTTAGAGACAATAATAATTGACAATCATGTGTACATCCTAAATGCCTAAAGACGCGGTGTCGTCATTTCCCCAAAGCGTTACTGTTGgtcggaggaggaagaggaagagtgagtgagggagggaggagaggaagagggactaGGGCCAAGACACGTAATTCACCCCCTTTCTCTTGGCGCCAATCTGGCggagaaaaaaaaaactattttggttTTTTTTGGTCATTTAGTCAACTTTAGTGTAATCAATCGTGAGCATATTCTTTTGTAGCCAGTGGCGCTAGGTAGTTTGCTAAATCGCTATAGCATTTTTACATAATCTTGCCCCCTTTttttcttctcccccccccccccaagaaaccACATTCACTGAGcgactaagttagctagctagcaacagcaagacACAGCGgtcgtttaaaaaaaacaacaacagcgaTATGGGGGTGAGTTTTGACCGTCTGTGTTTTGTGAGAAAGACATGTGAACGCTTTTGCATCAAACAAAGACTGTGTCCGATAAATGATGATCCCCGGTGAGCGACgtagagagggacggagggaatTGAAGGGGCGGCGGACAAAGTCCCAAGTGGCTATACAAAAGCTAGCTAGTTACACAGTCCGCTAGCTAACTCAAAAATAACCCCGCTTTGTGATTGCAGTGGCTAGTTTTAACCACTATCGATTGCACCGGTTTTAttttgattttttgttgttgttgttgtatgggggggaggggggcccATTGGTGCAACGTTGTCCCGTGTGTGTTCATTTCTGGTGCCACCGCTAGCCTAGCTTGCTAGCCTCTTCAATTAGCTAGGAATCCATTTTTTTAGAAAGGTTTCTCATCATAACTACCATAGTTAAgttgaacctacaccctgctaaCTAACCTCTGAAGTTGTCTCACCTGTTCAGAATATATTTTGATAATGACTAGCTCGATTGATTTGTTTTTAAAACCCAAATGCATGTATTTTAGCTGGTGTGGGAAGCAATagcataactagctagctagtttgccAGTAAGGTATTAAACTAAGTTCCTGAAACGCACCTCCGAAGCTAATAACGAGGCACGTGTTCCCGATTTGCTTCCTGTAAACGAGTGAATGTTGTAGCTGGAGATCCGCTCATTACCACATGCTGACCATACATGtgtttgttactgttgttatcaTACCAGTCCTTCATTGTCTACTTCTTTAGGGGTATGTAAGGTATAAGGCATTGCACTGTAGTCTCTGAGTGCGCCTGTCATATAAAACCATGCATTCGGCGTTCCTGTTTTGTCTTTGAAACACTATTGGTGTTGTTGTACACAGGTGTACAAGTCCCTGACTTCACTCGTCATGTTTCAAACACATATGCCTTCTGCTTGAAGATTGACCAACTGATATGCACCCCCcaattcctccatctctctatctctcccccctccatcctcccctccatccctctctccatcctcccctccatccctctctccatcctcccctccatcctcctctccatccctctctctctccccccctccatccctctctctctcccccctccatccctctctctctcccccctccatccctctcctctctctcctctcccccctccatccctctctctctctcctcccccctccatccctctctctctctcccccctccatccctctctctctctccccctccacccccctctctctctcccccctccatccccctctctctctcccccccatcccctctctctcctcccccctccatccccctctctctcccccctccatcccccctctcatctcccccctccatccgtctctactctctcccccctccatccgtctctctcccctctccatcccctctctctctcccctctccatccatccctctctctccctcccctctccatccatccctctctctctctccctctcatccatccctctctctctcccctctccatccatccctctctctctcccctctccatccatcccatctctctctccccctctcatccatcctctctctctccctctccatccatccctctctctctctctcccctctccatccatccctctctctctccctctccatccatccctcttctctctcccctctccatccatccctctctctctcccctctccatccatcccctctctctcccctctctccatccatccctctctctctcccctctccatccatccctctctctctcccctctccatccatccctctctctcatccctctctctctcccctctccatccatccctctctctctcccctctccatccatccctctctctctcccctctccatccatccctctctctctcccctctccatccatccctctctctctccatcctctctctctcccctctccatccatccctctctctctcccctctccatccatccctctctctctcccctctccatccctctctctctctctctcccctctccatccctcccctctccatccctctctctctctcccctctccatccctctctctctctcccctctccatccctctctctctctcccctctccatccctctctctctcccctctccatcccctctctctctcccctctccatccccctctctctctcccctctccatcctctctctctctcccctctcctctctctctcccctctccatccctctctctctctccctctccatccctctctctctctcccctctccatccctctctctctctcccctctccatccctctctctctctcccctctccatccctctctctctcccgctctcctcctctctctccatccctctctctctctcccctctccatccctctctctctctcccctctccatccctctctctctctcccctctccatccctctctctctctcccctctccatccctctctctctctcccctctccatcccctctctctcccccctctccatccctctctctctcacccctctccatccctctctcccctctccatccctctccccccccccctccatccctctctctctctaccccctccatccctctctctctctaccctctccatccctctctctctctaccccctccatccctctctctctctaccccctccatccatccctctccagaGGAAATCAAACAAAGCGAAGGAGAAGAAGCAGGCTCGCCTGGCGGAGAGGGCAGCCATGGATGCAGTGTGTGCCAAGGTGGACGCAGCCAATAAGGTGAGGGGACAGAGGGTAGGGGACCAATAAGGTGACAGGACAGGGGGTAGGGGACCAATAAGGTGAGGGGACAGAGGGTAGGGGACCAATAAGGTGAGGGGACAGAGGGTAGGGGACCAATAAGGTGACAGGACAGAGGGTAGGGGACCAATAAGTTGACTGACTTTCAATTTGTCTTTCAAtgattaactttttttttttttcacctttatttaaccaggtaggccagttgagaacaagttctcatttacaactgtgacctggccaagataaagcaaagcagtttgacacaaacaacaacaacagagttacacttgGAAtagacaaacgtacagtcaataacacagtgggGAAAAAACATCTATATACAGGATGTACAAATGatgtaagataagggaggtaaagcaatgaataggccatagtggtgaaataattacaatttagcaattaaatactggagtgatagatgtgcagaagatgatgtgcacgtagagatactggggtgcaaaaggagcaaaaaataaataaataacagtatggggatgagggagttggatgggctatttacagatgggctatgtacaggtgcagtgatctgtgaactgctctgacagctgatgcttaaagctagtgagggagatgtaagtctccaccttcagtgatttttgcaattcgttcccgtcattggcagcagagaactggaaggaaaggaggaattggctttggaatgtacctgctggagcgcgtgctacgggtgggtgctgctatggtgaccagtgagatatacctgctggagcgtgtgctacgggtgggtgctgctatggtgactagtgagctgagataaggcagggctttacctagcaaagacttatagatgacctggagccagtgggtttagtgacgaatatgaagcgggggccagccaacgagagcatacaggtcgcagtggtgggtagtatatggagctttggtgacaaaatggatggcactgtgatagactacacccaatttgttgagtagagtgttggaggctattttgtaaatgacatcaccgaagtccaggatcggtaggatagttagTTTTACGAAaggtatgtttgacagcatgagtgaaggaggctttgttgcgaaataggaagcagattctagatttaattttggattggagatacttaatgtcagtctggaaggagagtttacattctaaccagacatctaggtatttgtgcTTGTCCACCTATTCAgaatcgtccagagtagtgatgctagtcgggcgggctggtgcgggcagtgatcggttgaaaaacatgcatttagttttactaacgtttaagagcagttggaggccacggaaggagtgttgtatggtattgaagctcgtctggaggtttgttaatatGGTGCCCAaaaaagggccagaagtatacagaatggtgtcgtctgcgtagaggtggatcagagaatcaccagcagcaagagcgacatcattgatatatacagagaaaagagtcggcctgagaattgaaccctgtagtacccccatagagactgccagaggtccggacaacaggccctccgatttgacacattgaactctatcggagaagtagttggtgaatcaggcaaggcagtcatttgagaaaccaaggctgttgagtctgccgataagaatgtggtgattgacagtcgaaagccttggccaggtcgacgaatacagctgcacagtaatgtctcttatcgatggtggttatgatatcgtttaggaccttgagcgtggctgaggtgcacccatgaccagctctgaaaccagattacatagtggagaaggtacggtgggatttgaaatggtcagtgatctgtttgttaacttggctttcaaagaccttaaaggcagggcaggatagatataggtctgtagcagtttgggtctagggtgtctccccctttgaagagggggatgactgcggcagctttccaatctttggggatctcagacgatacgaaagagaagttgaacaggctagtaataggggttgcaacaatttcggcagataattctagaaagagagggtccagattgtctagcccagctgatttgtaggggtccagattttgcagctctttcagaacatcagttaattggatttgggtgaaagagaaatgggggaggcttggtcAAGTTTCTGTGgggagtgcagggctgttgaccggggtaggggtagccaggtggaaagcatggcctgTTGTTGGATGATGAGCATTTTTCTACCTCCTCAACCCTATTGGTCACTCCCTTCCCCCGGACCTTCTTCCCTCCCTCGACCGtttaccccccccacccccaatctTCTTTTAAGCATTTTGAAAGGGAGGTTTGGACAGGTctgaggaatcaaggaaagataTTAATTGAAAAAGAGCTCCAGTTTTTCCTGATTGTGTGACTGCATCTGACTGTAGCTCATAcgtctatctctctcactctctctctctctctgtctgtctgtctctgtctctgtgtgtctctctgtctgtctctctctgtctctgtctgtctctgtctctctctgtctctgtgtctctctgtctctctctctgtgtctctgtcggtctctctcctcCCACAGCTGGACGACCCTTTGGCTGCTTTCCCAGTCTTCAAAAAGTATGACAGAAACGGGTAAGAGATTGTCCACCTCTATTACCATGGGTGTTGTCTGGCTGATAAGTGGCCAATGACTCTGGCTGATAAGTGGCCAATGACTCTGGCTGATAAGTGGCCAATGACTCTGGCTGATAAGTGGCCAATGACTCTGGCTGATAAGTGGCCAATGACTCTGGCTGATAAGTGGCCAATGACTCTGGCTGATAAGTGGCCAATGACTCTGGCTGATAAGTGGCCAATGACTCTGGCTGATAAGTGGCCAATGACTCTGGCTGAGAAGTGGCCAATGACTCTGGCTGAGAAGTGGCCAATGACTCTGGCTGAGAAGTGGCCAATGACTCTGGCTGAGAAGTGGCCAATGACTCTGGCTGAGAAGTGGCCAATGACTCTGGCTGAGAAGTGGCCAATGACTGGCTGAGAAGTGGCCAATGACTCTGGCTGAGAAGTGGCCAATGACTCTGGCTGAGAAGTGGCCAATGACTCTGGCTGAGAAGTGGCCAATGACTCTGGCTGATAAGTGGCCAATGACTCTGGCTGATAAGTGGCCAATGACTCTGGCTGATAAGTGGCCAATGACTCTGGCTGATAAGTGGCCAATGACTCTGGCTGATAAGTGGCCAATGACTCTGGCTGATAAGTGGCCAATGACTCTGGCTGATAAGTGGCCAATGACTCTGGCTGATAAAGTGGCCAATGACTCTGGCTGATAAAGTGGCCAATGACTCTGGCTGATAAAGTGGCCAATGACTCTGGCTGATAAAGTGGCCAATGACTCTGGCTGATAAACAGAGATCGCTCAGCTAACTGCTCTTTTGATCTTCCAGATTGAATCTCCAGATCGAGTGTAAGAGAGTGTCCACTCTCAACCCCATGTCTGTGGAGTGGGCCTACGAGCTGACCCGGACCAACATGCAAACACTGTAAGGAGGGATGGAATTGGGGTGATGGTGAAGGGCGTGCTCACTACAGGTTTTCGGAGGGAGGAGTGATGGAATTGGGGTGATGGTGAAGGGCGTGCTCACTACAGGTTTTCGGAGGGAGGAGTGATGGAATTGGGGTGATGGTGAAGGGCGTGCTCACTACAGGTTTTCGGAGAGGCTTTACAATGTTTTTGGAGTAGAACGACCGCGAGGTGGTCCGTTCTCTGATGACTTTAGAACAGGACAATTGTACTCCAAAATAAAATGACGACAACTAAAAtacgtcccccccccctccccctttccagACATGAGGCCAATAGCACACTGTCCATATTATCGGTGTTCCATTGAGTGTTATCACCTGATGTGGCTAGAAATAAATGCTGAGGGTTGACCGTCGGCATGTACCCCACTGTGCTAATCATTAGCTAGATCAACTCTATCAACAAGCTAGCCTGAAGTTTAGTTAGCAACATATTGAAGacttggacccccccccccccccaaaaaaaaaaacattccactgGCACTCAGCCAGCCAAGGATCCTGCACTGTGAGTATAATGTAGGCCCATCAATTATACCAGACCCTGTTCTATTTAACCCGGTCTTCACTATGCATTCAGCGCCATTGTTGAGCGCCATTGTCTTCAATATGTTGCTAACTAAACTCATGGCATTAAATCAAAAACGCTGCTTCTAAAATGTCTTGGATTTGATAAATAAGTTTAGTCTAGTAACACTAGGAAGCTCAGTGATCCTCTTTTTCAAAATTGATTTCGAAGGAGTTTCTTGCCATGGCATTGACTGTTGtacaatgactggaatgaatatTTCTCTCCGTGTGTGGTATTGTAATTCGAATGCTCCCGGAGAGGAATATTATTTTGTCGCGTGAAGTGCGACAGGCTGAACAACTGAATTGGTCAATTATTCTGCTATGGGCTTGTCTGATTTTTGTACTGTTGATTACTTATGTTGTTGGCTCTGGaaattcaaataaccaaagctACCGGGGTCTCGGACCAGGCGGTACCCAGCCCGATTTAACTCCTGCTAACAGTCTTTACCCAATCACAACAAACTACACACATTCCATCCAATCACGTAGGCCAGTGCTTGACATCTGACCTCTATGCTGCAGGTATGAGCAAAGCGagtggggatggaaggagagagaaaagagggatgaGATGAAAGACGAGAGGGCGTGGTATCTGCTGGCTCGAGACACAGACTCCTCCCCCGTGGCCTTCTCTCACTTCCGATTCGATgtcgagtgcggggaggaggtgCTATACTGGTAAGGGGGTTGTCATGGTCTCATTTTACAGGAAGTGGCACTGACTGTTACTATAGCCACAGAGAGAACAATGACCCAGATATTTTGCTGGATGTGTATATGTGAACCGTCCGGTCgacgtttccactcactaccaaatacaGCCTTGCAAAGGTATCCACTgaccttggtgtttttcctattttgttgcattccAACCTGTAATTTTAAatcagatttttatttggatttcatgtaatggacatacacaatagtccaaattggtgacatgaaatgaaaaaaattacttgtttctaaaaaataaaatgttcacaTAATTAAAGTCACATAATTAATTAAagttcacctgtgtgcaatctaagtgtcacatgagctCAGTGtatgtatacacctgttctgaaaggcaccAGCGTCTGCagtaccaccaagcaagcggcaccatgaagaccaaggagctctccaaacaggtcagggacaaagttgtggagaagtacagatcaggtttgggttataaataaataaaaatatcagaaacggagcaccatttaaatccattattaaaacatggaAAGGATATGGCAcgacaacaaacctgccaagagagggccgcccaccaaaactcacggaccaggcaaggagggcattaatcagagagtcaACAAAGAGACCACAGATAACCCTgatggagctgcaaagctccacaacggagattggagtatctgtccataggaccactttaagccatgcactccacagagctgggctttacggaagattggccagaaaaaaagccattgcttaattaAAGAAAAGAATAAGCAAATGTTTGGTGTTGGCCAAAGGGCATGTAGGAGACTCcctaaacatatggaagaaggtgctctggtcagaggaGACTACAATTGAGCTTTTTTGGACATCAAGGAAATCGccatgtctggcacaaacccaacacctctcatcaccccgagaacactatccccacagtgaagcatggtggtggcagcatcatgctatggggatgtttttcatcggcagggactaggaaacaggtcagaattgaaggaatgacggATAGTGCTAAATactgggaaattcttgagggaaacctgtttgtttTCCGgggatttgagactgggacggaggttcaccttccagcaggacaatgaccctaagcatactgctaaagcaacactcgagtggtttaaggggagaCATTTAAATggcttggaatggcctagtcaaagcccagacctgaatccaattgagaatctgtggtatgacttaaatattgctgtacaccagcaggaacccatcgaacttgaaggagctggagcagttttgccttgaagaatgggaaaaaatcccagtggttagatgtgccaagcttatagagacataccccaagagactagcagttgtaattgctgcaaaaggtggctctacaaagtattgactttgtgggGGTTAAATAGTTATGTACACTCaagttttgtcttatttcttgtttgtttcacaaatattttgcattttcatagtggtaggcatgttgtgtaactcaaatgatacaacccccccaaaaatttttttttaattccaggttgtaaagcaacaaaatatgaaaaatggcaagggtgtgaatactttcgcaaggcactgtggtgatgagaggaagcccagtggctggcagtgggagaagatggagcgagatgGATTTTGAGCCAACATTCTGCACATTTTCCCATCGATAAAACATTTGCTCTCAATGCAGTTTTTGGTTTCCAGAActgtaatctgttatgaacagtgGATAAACTTTTGTTGACTTTATCCTTTGCTagagtaaaatatatatatatatatattctttgaGTGCAAGACTGAATTGAGTTAATGCACACTTCAGAGTAGGTCTTCCCTagcggaaatatgcaaatatatgCTAGAAtatgccaataggatctcactagctcgtgcttggctctgcccactagGATACATTTGCTCTCATTGGAAACAACTGGctctggtctatcttgggttagttattagCATCTTTGCTATAGCTAGTAGTATTGATATTTTATTGTATAGTACAGTTTACTTTTTTGtttataaaaatttaaaaacatAGGGCTCCTGCCCTATGGTGATCTCCTGTTCTGCAGTGTGTGAGGCAGCTTGTTGTTCAAGTAAACCCCCTGAGCAGGATACTAGTCTGTCGAAAGAGCCTTTATGCTTCATTACATCTTGTAAATGTGAGCACACGTGAGGGGGAAAAATCcccctccaactggtaattacttgTTGGTAACATCCCCctaatttttttcttttttctttgatACGACTTAACCCGGGGTTGAACCTCGGCCAGTGTTACTGTGGTTGttgatgtgtgttgtgtttttttgtAGTTATGAGGTCCAGCTGGAGAGTAGGGTGCGGAGGAAAGGACTGGGCAAGTTTCTCATCCAGATACTACAGCTCATCGCCAACAGGT
The genomic region above belongs to Oncorhynchus kisutch isolate 150728-3 linkage group LG16, Okis_V2, whole genome shotgun sequence and contains:
- the naa40 gene encoding N-alpha-acetyltransferase 40, with protein sequence MGRKSNKAKEKKQARLAERAAMDAVCAKVDAANKLDDPLAAFPVFKKYDRNGLNLQIECKRVSTLNPMSVEWAYELTRTNMQTLYEQSEWGWKEREKRDEMKDERAWYLLARDTDSSPVAFSHFRFDVECGEEVLYCYEVQLESRVRRKGLGKFLIQILQLIANSTQMKKVMLTVFKHNHGAYQFFREALQFDIDDTSPSMSGCCGDDCTYEILSRRTKHAEAQAEAQGHSHGGGGHCGGCCH